In Sodalis ligni, a single genomic region encodes these proteins:
- a CDS encoding YciY family protein, giving the protein MKRSRNEVSRWRMLRQAQRRRSQWVEAQSRTYRHLTRLGHLQLKKQRRSLLFSMTSGL; this is encoded by the coding sequence ATGAAAAGAAGCAGAAATGAAGTCAGCCGTTGGCGTATGTTAAGGCAAGCGCAGCGTCGTCGGAGCCAGTGGGTGGAAGCACAGTCCCGCACTTATCGTCATCTGACCCGTTTGGGGCATCTCCAGCTTAAGAAGCAGCGCCGCTCGTTGCTCTTTTCAATGACCAGCGGACTATAA
- a CDS encoding HI1450 family dsDNA-mimic protein, with product MDLDNRLTDDEVNEQAYDIFLELATDNLDPADVLLFNLQFEQRGAAELFDPSEQWHEQVDFDLNPDFFAEVVIGLAEQDGMPVNDIFARMLLCRDRSEKICHIIWKE from the coding sequence ATGGATTTGGATAATCGCCTGACGGATGACGAGGTCAATGAACAGGCATACGATATTTTTCTCGAGCTGGCGACGGACAATCTAGACCCGGCGGACGTACTGTTGTTCAACCTGCAGTTTGAACAGCGCGGGGCGGCGGAATTATTCGACCCTTCCGAACAGTGGCACGAGCAGGTGGATTTCGACCTGAATCCGGACTTTTTCGCCGAGGTGGTCATCGGACTGGCGGAGCAGGACGGCATGCCGGTTAACGATATCTTCGCCCGCATGCTGCTGTGCCGCGATCGTTCGGAAAAGATTTGCCATATTATATGGAAGGAGTAG
- the oppF gene encoding murein tripeptide/oligopeptide ABC transporter ATP binding protein OppF, which yields MNALDENRKVILDVDNLKVYFDVKGDKQWFWQPVKHLKAVDGVSLRLYEGETLGVVGESGCGKSTFARALIGLVKSTSGRIAWLGKELQDLTNAEWRDTRSNIQMIFQDPLASLNPRMTIGEIIAEPLHTYHPKMPRLEVKEKVWSMMMKVGLLPNLINRYPHEFSGGQCQRIGIARALILEPKLVICDEPVSALDVSIQAQVVNLLQQLQREMGLSLIFIAHDLAVVKHISDRVLVMYLGHAVELGTYDQVYNNPQHPYTKALMSAVPIPDPDKERNKKIQLLEGDLPSPINPPSGCVFRTRCPIASEECAVTRPILQGSFRHACSCIKVDISQLAE from the coding sequence ATGAATGCCCTGGACGAAAACAGAAAAGTGATCCTCGACGTCGATAACCTGAAAGTGTATTTCGATGTGAAGGGGGATAAGCAGTGGTTTTGGCAGCCGGTTAAACACCTAAAGGCGGTGGATGGGGTTTCCCTGCGCCTGTACGAAGGGGAAACCCTCGGGGTGGTGGGGGAATCCGGCTGCGGTAAATCCACTTTTGCCCGGGCGCTGATCGGGCTGGTTAAATCCACCAGCGGCCGCATCGCCTGGCTCGGTAAAGAATTGCAGGACCTGACCAACGCCGAATGGCGCGATACCCGCAGCAATATACAGATGATTTTTCAAGATCCCCTGGCTTCGCTCAATCCGCGAATGACCATCGGCGAGATAATCGCCGAGCCTTTGCATACCTATCATCCCAAGATGCCGCGGCTGGAAGTGAAGGAGAAGGTCTGGAGCATGATGATGAAAGTGGGTTTGCTGCCCAATCTCATCAACCGTTACCCCCATGAATTTTCCGGCGGACAATGCCAGCGTATCGGCATCGCGCGGGCATTGATACTCGAACCGAAGCTGGTGATTTGCGATGAGCCGGTCTCGGCGCTGGATGTATCCATCCAGGCGCAGGTAGTGAATTTATTGCAGCAGCTGCAGCGGGAAATGGGGCTGTCGCTGATTTTTATCGCTCACGATCTGGCGGTGGTGAAGCATATTTCCGATCGGGTGCTGGTGATGTACCTAGGACATGCGGTGGAGTTGGGCACCTATGACCAGGTTTACAATAATCCGCAGCATCCCTACACCAAAGCGCTGATGTCGGCGGTGCCGATTCCGGATCCCGATAAGGAACGCAACAAAAAGATTCAGCTGCTGGAAGGAGATTTGCCGTCCCCCATCAACCCGCCTTCGGGCTGTGTGTTCCGCACCCGCTGTCCCATCGCCAGCGAGGAGTGCGCCGTCACCCGGCCGATACTGCAGGGGAGTTTTCGCCACGCCTGCTCCTGCATCAAGGTGGATATCAGCCAGTTGGCGGAGTAG
- a CDS encoding ABC transporter ATP-binding protein, which yields MIDNSTPARGPAAGAKEPVLLDVRDLRVTFATSDGDVTAVNDLNFTLRAGETLGIVGESGSGKSQTAFALMGLLAANGRIGGSAAFNGREILNLPEKQLNKLRAEEISMIFQDPMTSLNPYMRVGEQLMEVLMLHKKMGKHEAFEESVRMLDAVKMPEARKRMRMYPHEFSGGMRQRVMIAMALMCRPKLLIADEPTTALDVTVQAQIMTLLNDLKREFNTAIIMITHDLGVVAGICDRVLVMYAGRTMEYGRSADIFYRPSHPYSIGLLAAVPRLDADGSSMMVTIPGNPPNLLRLPKGCPFQPRCPFAMDICSTMPALEPFGDDRIRACYKPAEELA from the coding sequence ATGATTGATAATTCCACGCCGGCCCGTGGGCCCGCGGCGGGAGCAAAAGAGCCGGTATTGCTGGATGTGCGGGACTTAAGGGTGACCTTCGCCACCTCCGACGGAGATGTTACCGCGGTCAACGACCTGAATTTTACCCTGCGCGCCGGGGAAACCTTAGGCATTGTGGGGGAGTCCGGCTCGGGCAAATCCCAAACCGCCTTTGCCCTGATGGGGTTGCTGGCCGCAAACGGCCGTATCGGCGGCTCTGCCGCTTTCAACGGGCGTGAAATTCTCAACCTGCCGGAGAAACAGCTCAATAAGCTGCGCGCCGAAGAAATTTCCATGATTTTCCAGGACCCCATGACGTCGCTGAACCCTTATATGCGGGTGGGCGAGCAGCTGATGGAAGTCCTGATGCTGCATAAAAAGATGGGTAAACATGAAGCGTTCGAAGAATCGGTGCGCATGCTGGACGCCGTGAAAATGCCCGAGGCCCGCAAACGGATGCGCATGTACCCCCATGAATTTTCCGGCGGGATGCGCCAGCGGGTAATGATCGCCATGGCCCTCATGTGCCGTCCCAAGCTGCTGATTGCCGATGAGCCCACCACTGCTCTGGATGTGACTGTGCAGGCGCAGATAATGACGCTGCTTAACGATCTCAAGCGTGAATTCAACACCGCCATTATCATGATTACCCACGATTTGGGCGTGGTGGCCGGTATTTGCGATCGGGTGCTGGTGATGTATGCCGGCCGCACTATGGAGTATGGCCGGTCCGCGGATATTTTTTACCGGCCGAGCCATCCCTATTCCATCGGACTGCTGGCGGCGGTGCCGCGCCTGGATGCCGATGGTTCCTCAATGATGGTAACCATACCCGGTAATCCTCCCAATCTGCTGCGGTTGCCTAAAGGGTGCCCCTTTCAGCCGCGTTGCCCTTTTGCCATGGATATCTGCTCAACCATGCCCGCCCTCGAACCTTTTGGCGATGACCGTATCCGTGCCTGTTACAAGCCTGCGGAGGAACTGGCATGA
- the oppC gene encoding oligopeptide ABC transporter permease OppC has product MMVNNKNSEALEKFSEALEVEGRSLWQDARRRFIHNKAALTSLIVLLFIILFVALAPSLSQFAYDDTDWGMMSSAPSMESAHYFGTDSSGRDLLVRVAIGGRISLMVGIAAALVAVVLGTLYGAMSGYLGGKIDSVMMRLLEILNSFPFMFFVILLVTFFGQNIFLIFIAIGMVSWLDMARIVRGQTLSLKRKEFIEAAVVSGVSSRNIILRHIVPNVLGVVVVYASLLVPSMILFESFLSFLGLGTQEPLSSWGALLSDGANSMEVSPWLLLFPALFLVITLFCFNFIGDGLRDALDPKDR; this is encoded by the coding sequence ATGATGGTAAATAATAAAAACAGCGAGGCTCTGGAGAAATTCAGCGAAGCACTGGAAGTCGAGGGGCGCAGCCTTTGGCAGGACGCCCGCCGGCGCTTTATACATAATAAAGCGGCATTAACCAGTCTCATCGTTTTGCTGTTCATTATTTTATTTGTCGCCCTGGCGCCGTCTTTGTCGCAGTTTGCCTATGACGATACCGACTGGGGCATGATGTCGAGCGCGCCGAGCATGGAGTCCGCCCACTATTTCGGTACTGATTCATCGGGACGGGATTTATTGGTGCGGGTCGCCATCGGCGGACGGATTTCACTGATGGTGGGTATTGCGGCCGCGTTGGTGGCGGTGGTGCTGGGGACGCTTTACGGCGCCATGTCAGGGTATCTTGGCGGTAAAATCGATTCGGTGATGATGCGTCTGCTGGAAATACTCAATTCCTTCCCGTTTATGTTTTTCGTGATCCTGCTGGTGACGTTTTTCGGCCAGAATATCTTCCTGATCTTTATCGCCATCGGCATGGTGTCCTGGCTGGACATGGCGCGTATCGTGCGCGGACAGACCCTGAGCCTCAAGCGCAAGGAATTCATCGAGGCGGCGGTGGTCAGCGGCGTCTCTTCCCGCAATATCATTTTGCGTCACATCGTCCCCAATGTGCTCGGGGTCGTGGTGGTTTACGCCTCGTTGCTGGTGCCCAGCATGATTCTGTTCGAGTCGTTTCTCAGTTTCCTCGGGCTGGGCACGCAGGAACCCTTAAGCAGCTGGGGGGCGTTGCTTAGCGACGGCGCCAATTCAATGGAAGTTTCGCCGTGGCTGCTGCTGTTTCCCGCGCTGTTCCTGGTGATTACCCTGTTTTGTTTTAATTTTATCGGCGACGGTCTGCGTGATGCCCTCGACCCGAAAGATCGTTAA
- the oppB gene encoding oligopeptide ABC transporter permease OppB, giving the protein MLKFIIRRFLEAIPTLFILITISFFMMRLAPGSPFTGERSLPPEVMANIEARYHLNDPIMKQYGDYLLQLAHGDFGPSFKYKDYSVNDLVANSFPVSAKLGLAAFIMAMVLGVFAGVMAALRQNTKWDYLAMGFAMTGVVIPSFVVAPLLVLIFAITLKWLPAGGWNGGGPKFILLPMIALSLAYIASIARITRGSMIEVLHSNFIRTARAKGLPMRRIILSHALKPALLPVISYMGPAFVGIITGSMVIETIYGLPGIGQLFVNGALNRDYSLVLSLTILVGTLTILFNAIVDVLYAVIDPKIRY; this is encoded by the coding sequence ATGTTAAAGTTTATTATTCGCCGGTTTCTGGAAGCGATCCCGACGCTGTTTATTTTGATCACCATTTCGTTTTTTATGATGCGGTTGGCGCCCGGCAGTCCGTTTACCGGCGAACGCAGCCTGCCGCCGGAAGTCATGGCCAATATAGAAGCCAGATACCATCTTAACGATCCCATAATGAAGCAGTATGGCGACTATTTACTGCAACTGGCCCATGGCGATTTCGGCCCTTCGTTCAAATATAAGGATTATTCCGTCAACGACCTGGTGGCAAATTCGTTTCCGGTTTCGGCCAAGCTGGGGCTGGCGGCCTTCATCATGGCCATGGTGCTGGGCGTGTTTGCCGGGGTGATGGCGGCGCTGCGGCAAAATACCAAATGGGACTATCTGGCCATGGGTTTCGCCATGACCGGGGTGGTTATTCCCAGTTTTGTGGTGGCTCCGCTATTGGTGCTGATTTTCGCCATTACGCTGAAATGGCTGCCGGCGGGCGGCTGGAACGGCGGCGGACCCAAATTTATACTGTTACCGATGATTGCGTTGTCCCTGGCCTATATTGCCAGCATAGCGCGTATTACCCGCGGTTCGATGATCGAAGTATTGCATTCCAACTTTATCCGCACCGCCCGGGCCAAAGGCCTGCCCATGCGGCGGATTATCCTCAGCCATGCCTTGAAGCCGGCCCTGCTGCCGGTGATTTCTTATATGGGACCGGCGTTTGTCGGTATCATCACCGGCTCTATGGTCATTGAAACCATTTATGGCCTGCCGGGCATCGGCCAACTGTTCGTCAACGGCGCGCTGAATCGCGACTATTCACTGGTGCTGAGTCTCACCATTCTGGTGGGGACCCTGACCATTCTTTTTAACGCCATTGTCGATGTATTGTACGCGGTCATCGATCCTAAAATACGCTATTGA
- the oppA gene encoding oligopeptide ABC transporter substrate-binding protein OppA, with protein MTNITKRTLLAAGIIAALGVVSVGTSFAAVVPAGVTLSDKQELVRGNGAELQSLDPHKIEGVPEANVNRDLLEGLVISDLQGHPQPGVAESWETKDSKVWIFHLRKDAKWSDGSPVTAQDFVYSWRRLADPKTASPYESYPQYAHIVNIDDIITGKMQPDTLGVKAIDANTLEVDLSEPVPYFPKLLTHPSMSPVPQKVVEKFGDKWTQPANWVGNGAYKLKDWVVNEHIVLERNPQYWDNSKTVINQMTYLPISSEVTDVNRYRSGESDMSYNNLPIELFQKLKHDIPKEVHVDPYLCTYYYEINNQKAPFTDVRVRTALKLGLDRDIIVNKVKAQGDLPAFGFTPPYTDGAKLTKPEWFGWSQEKRNAEARKLLAEAGYTKDKPLTFDLLYNTSDLHKKLAIAVASIWKKNIGVDVKLENQEWKTFLETRHQGTFDVSRAGWCADYNEPTSFLNIMLTNGSSNTAHYSNPAFDKLIASAITAKSENERSEIYQQAEQQLDKDSAIVPVYYYVNARLVKPYVGGYTGKDPLDNVYVKDLYIIKH; from the coding sequence ATGACCAACATCACGAAAAGAACTCTATTGGCAGCAGGTATTATCGCCGCCCTGGGAGTGGTGTCCGTAGGTACTTCTTTCGCGGCGGTGGTACCCGCCGGCGTCACCTTGAGTGACAAACAGGAATTGGTACGTGGAAACGGCGCCGAACTGCAATCACTGGATCCCCATAAGATTGAAGGGGTGCCGGAAGCCAATGTCAATCGCGATTTGCTGGAAGGATTGGTCATTAGCGACCTGCAAGGCCATCCGCAGCCGGGTGTGGCGGAAAGCTGGGAAACCAAGGATTCCAAGGTCTGGATATTCCATTTGCGCAAAGACGCAAAATGGTCCGACGGCTCGCCGGTGACGGCGCAGGATTTTGTCTATAGCTGGCGGCGTTTGGCGGACCCGAAAACGGCGTCCCCGTATGAAAGTTATCCCCAGTATGCCCATATCGTTAATATTGACGATATCATCACCGGCAAAATGCAACCCGATACCTTGGGTGTGAAAGCTATTGACGCCAATACGCTGGAAGTCGATCTCAGCGAGCCCGTGCCTTATTTCCCCAAATTGCTGACCCACCCGTCCATGTCGCCTGTACCGCAAAAAGTGGTGGAAAAATTCGGTGATAAATGGACCCAGCCGGCTAACTGGGTGGGCAACGGCGCCTATAAATTAAAGGACTGGGTCGTCAATGAACATATCGTGCTGGAACGAAATCCGCAATACTGGGACAACAGCAAAACGGTTATTAATCAGATGACCTATCTGCCGATTTCCTCGGAAGTGACCGACGTCAACCGTTATCGCTCCGGCGAATCCGACATGTCGTATAACAATCTGCCTATCGAACTGTTCCAGAAACTGAAACACGATATTCCTAAAGAAGTGCATGTGGATCCCTATCTCTGCACTTATTATTATGAAATCAATAACCAAAAAGCGCCGTTCACTGATGTGCGTGTTCGTACCGCGCTGAAATTGGGCCTGGATCGCGATATCATTGTTAATAAGGTCAAGGCCCAAGGCGACCTGCCGGCATTTGGTTTTACCCCGCCTTATACCGACGGCGCCAAATTGACGAAGCCGGAGTGGTTTGGCTGGTCGCAGGAAAAACGCAACGCAGAAGCACGTAAACTGTTAGCGGAAGCCGGTTACACCAAAGACAAGCCGCTGACATTCGATCTGTTATACAATACTTCCGATTTGCACAAGAAGCTGGCCATTGCCGTTGCCTCCATCTGGAAGAAAAACATTGGCGTTGATGTCAAATTGGAAAACCAGGAATGGAAAACCTTCCTGGAGACTCGTCATCAGGGAACGTTTGATGTCTCCCGTGCCGGATGGTGCGCTGACTATAACGAGCCCACCAGCTTCCTGAACATTATGTTGACCAACGGTTCCAGTAATACCGCGCATTATTCAAATCCGGCTTTCGATAAGCTGATTGCCAGCGCGATAACGGCGAAGTCGGAAAACGAGCGCAGCGAAATTTATCAGCAGGCCGAACAGCAACTGGACAAAGATTCTGCTATTGTCCCGGTATATTATTATGTGAACGCCCGTTTGGTGAAACCTTATGTCGGCGGTTATACCGGTAAAGATCCGCTGGATAATGTGTACGTGAAAGATCTGTATATTATCAAGCATTAA